TTTTTCAAGCTGTCACAAGCCAAGAGACTTCTCAGACTGAATGTGCTGGAGTCCCACAGTGTGCGCGCCACAGATCCACAGCTTTGCTGACAATTGCGTCGGTGTTGTCCTGAGGAATCTGCAAAAGATCGGGGCAAAGTGCCTGGTCAGAGCACTCCATTCAGactgttttgtttaaaatgaaagtTTTGAATTTCCAGTTCAGATTTTATCTctttataaaaaagaaaacagaagtagaATCCCATCTCCCTGTCCTCTCATCCCGCCATCCCTCTGTCCTGCACACACCATATTACATCCAGGTTTTGGACAAAAAGCTTTAATTTCCAAAATGCCGATAAGCAGCCAGGCACCTCACACATCCCTGACACCAGGCATGACTCACACTGCCTATCCATGACTACAGCTGTATCTCATATAACTCATCTGGGTTACACTGGGACCCTACAGCCCTGCTGAGATGCCTCATAGCTATTCAGGGTCAGGAAGGGTCAGGTTCATGATCCCATCCTCACATCAACAGAAAACACACAATGAGTCTACAAATCTGCGCTCAGGCAAGATGCAAGAAAAAGGTGCCAGAAACCAACTCTTCTAAGAAGCCTCCAGAAAAATTAACCTAACCTGACCTGCACTTACTTTCACAGAAAAACCCTTAGTATCACAAATGTTAATTCTGTACATAGATAATCAATTCCCCAAGCCtaaaaaaaaccttaattttATGGAAGCCTTAGCTCCTGATAGAAGAAGTTGTTATTCTCTATGCTGAGCATACTCCCTTCACCTTGGTACTACTACACTGTTCTCAGAAATGTAATATCTTTTGGTACATCTGCAGCTGGCAAGCAATTCAGCCTGAAACAGTTATAAGCTATAAAAGATAATGCAAAGCATAATTAGAGTACTTACATTTTCCAAAAACTGTGTGATCTTTTCTGCAGAATTCAGTGCTATTATCTTCATTTTAAAGGTTAATAATATCTCCACAGCAACAAACACAAGAATCTTGCAGGATCCACTTATAACTTTGTCCCAAACTCTACAAGAAAGTGAAAAGGAATCCCTAAACATTATTGCAGTGTTTATCTGCTTATTCCTCTGCTAGAACAGCCTTTGTACAATCATCTCTATCCAGAATACTTTTTCTGAACAACAGCAATGTATTGAATTATTTGGATAATAATAGGATAAATAGACGACATTTTATCAACTCCTCAATCTGTACAGAGCAGAGGGATAGCAAGCAGTAATTGGAATGTACTGATATGGTGTGTTGCTGTTAAGAAATTGAACTGTTTACAAGCTCACGTACAAAAAGCAAATCTTGACTTAATAGCCTGGACTGTAACAACTACTCTACTGGACTACACAGCTACCAGAGCGTGTGGTAAAGATGAGAATACTTCCTagtgcaacaaaaaaaaaagaaattaactcCATTAGCATGCCTAATAAAGATACTCTTCAATCAGCTAAGTTGCTAAAAATTCAGAGATGTAATATTGAACTACTACATCTCAAGCAGGTCATTGCTGTACGAGATACAAATATGATGAGCAGGATATAGTCCGTGATGTTTAAATTAGGCACAAGGAACAATTATTAAGTCTTCCAATGCATCCCACTGTGCACAGACACTCTCAGAAATACCTAGGCACTCCTACCTCTCATGTGAAATCATACCTGGACCTCCTTGGGCAGGTGTCCCAAGACTTCAGCAACAGAACTTGGATGAATATTAAAATGGATCATCACTACCAAAACCTACTATTAGCCTGCAACAATTTGAAATCATCCTTAATCCAGCAACTCTCTCAGGCCCAGCTCAAGAGACTCAGGATAAAAGATTAGACAAAACAGTGTGAAACCATCTGTCAGATGACAGCTTTTAGGGCTCACATTATTTTTAGTTCTTGAATTTTAAGAGCTATGTCAGAAAGAGTTTCTGAGGATTACAGTTCTTGCTCCTTCTGGGCACTTCTTCAAAGTATTTCTCCTTCCAAATAAAAACATGGAGGTACAAAGATCACACACCACCCTCCATAATTTCTGAATATAGTAGCACCAACTGAAAAATATCTTCTGCAGCCCATCTACAAATGTGGATCTATGAGTATACTCCTTCCAGGGACAACTCAATTTTTGTATGACCTCTTTCAGAAGAATTTGCCTTTCAGcccagagaggcaggagagcgcaGCGCAGGCACGACATGAACTTTGACAGCTGAACTGAAGCACAGGTTCACACTTTTACACAACGAATTAAGAGGGGAAAGCCCAGCCAAGAGCAATTAAGGTGATGAAGGGAGAGGAAAGGTGAGAGATCTTGGActgctcatcctggagaagagagggaTCTGGGGAATCTCATCAATGTAAACTGGAAGGGAGAGCACAAAAAGGGTAGAGCCAGGCACTTTCCAATCATGCCAGGTGAAGGGATCTGAGGCAACAGGGACAAACTCAAACACAGAACTAGATTTTAACTTTTaacagagaaaggagaaaaacaaatgtgTAGATCCACAGGACTATTCTGAAAgtagaaggaaacaaaaaacccacagggaCAGataaggggaaaagaaaaagcacagcCAATTTCTTTCCCCTTTGCAATTTAGTTTTAATTCCCTGTCTTGCTATGATTAAACAATTAGTATAATCCCCACAGGGACAGGAACAACACACAATCCAAGATCAAAATCTTACTGCTTCATTTGTGGTTcaagcattccaggacaaatGATCACTGCAAATATTACATTGCTGTTGAAGTCAGGTCTAGGAAGCTTTAAGCAAGGATATGAGAGAACTGAGACAACAGCTCTGTTCCACACTGTAGAGGTCACCCCTGTTTACTTCTACAGCATTTTCCTACACAAACACATCTGTTTAGAACACAAGAAAAACTTCCCCGTGTTCCATGTGGATCAGTGACAATTACAGAGAGTAGCAGATCTCaaaaacaggaaagaatttttaaagttCGTATTAAAGCTCATGttaatttgaaaacaaactTACTAATCCTTTTATAAAATACCCAGTCttctttcattattttgctTCCAATTCTTCTGACTTCAGTGTCCATAATTACATTAGGCTACATGCTCAGAAAACACTTTGTTTTCCTGCATTATTTAGTCTGATTCCAGAACAAATGTTTTAACAATGGCAAAACAGATGCAGTATCTAAATTACTAGTGTCTTAACAAATTTTGGAAGATGGTGCACAGAAAACTGAGTGAGATGTCAGCACTAACCAACCAGCTGTGTCTGCTGCAATATTTTTCCCTTAACATTTCCAGCTATTGTTACTCTCAGTGCATCTCCACCAGTGACAGTAATCAGGAATGACTGTGCAACACTGATGAACAGTCAGCACCTTGTCTGTACCAGCAGAGCCAGGAACAACAACATAAACTGtcaaaagtagaaaaaaaccacagcagtttcaatgaaatacattttctgaTCCTCTTCTAATACAGCAGTCTTTATACATTGTGTATACACAGGTAtcctgctttcatttttttagtAGCAATCATATAAGGTCAACTTTACTGCAACTTTCTACCTGTTCTTTGATACTGCTGGAGAGAGGGAAAGTATTAGAGAAACATAATGAAACTGCGCCTACAGCCCCACACAGgaatgcagaaaaagaaatacatattcTGAACGAAATTCACTATATTTTGTGTGACTATCATCCTCTGTAAAATACAACTGTTCAATTACCCACAGAAACATTTTTGCAGGCGTTTCTTGAAGAGCAAAGCAGTATTGACAAccacaaggaaaaataaaaagaaatgggAAGCTATAAAGGCAAAGAGCATGCCAAGGATTATGCAAATGAAACCATTACTTTTCACTGAGCCTCTCCTATAGACAAGATACAACACTCTGTGTGCACCTGTGTGTGAAGGGACGCCATTCCCCAGGCACAGTCTGAGGTTCCTGCACCACTACAGTGCAGAAATACACAAGAGGCATCACAGCATTGctgctctctctttttctgATGTACTATCATTAACCTCACAGTTTTTCCTGACACTCCAAGGTATAGACACTCAACCTTATATCCTGGCTCTGGTCCCCCAGCCATCCAGGCAAGAGATATCTAAAAAGAACAAATGCTTCTCCTCTGCATGCACTTCTGGGTGTCCTTCCAGAGGTAactgggcatggagggacacGATGAAGCTCACACAAATCTCACCCTGATTTATCATGATCTTGTGCCCATTCAATTGCAAACCTGAGAAGCAGCTCAGTGAGACAAAGGCAAATTGAATTAAGTTTCTCTGTAGTAGCAGCCCACATGTACATTCTTATGCCCTCCTGCTCCACAGTAAAATTAAGGCATTTTCCATATTTCTGTTGTTTCTATTAACAAATTACTTACATTTTtacaaataaatgtaatttatgCAGGGCATGGAAATCACAGATGTAAAACTACAGAATTATATTAATACATGAGGTAGTGCCAGTTTGAAAGTCGTAAGATTTCAGGCGAATGACCAAATACTTTGCCACTTGCAAGTTGCCAGAAACTAATAACCTAACACCAGCCAGCCAATGCCAAGCCTTCAGTGCAGACTACAAACAACATTAGGCAGGGGCCTGATACACGAGTGGCATCATTAGGCCATAAAAAACGCCTGGCTCATTCACAATTACAACTGCAAAGCTGCACTGCTTCTGCTGGATCATCTGGGCTGACAGTTCCAGATTAAACTGGAAGCCAAAGTGCCATTTTGCCTGTAGAGCTGAAGCCACAAACAGGACCCCAATGTTTAAGAGCTGGGATCTCCAGCTGAGGGCCATCATAACACCACTGGAAAGTTTTCCACACTTTGGCTAACAAACAGATAAGCAGATATGCTGCTGCACAAATCAAACAAACAGGGCAATGAGTATGAAAATAAAGATGTGATCCAGTTCTCTCCCTGTCTCAGAGAGAAGCacacctttctgtgcctctcaaacctctgctgcagaCTGGTTCATATTCCAGAAAGCATCCTGTCTATATTCCAGGTGGGATTCAGAGTCTTTGGAATAGTCTGCTCCTCCCTTTTACCAATGTGCCTGCCACCTTTAAGAAGTTTGTTAAGAAGCTTATCACGTAATATGCCAAGTGTATTAGACACTGCATAAGCTCAAAGCAAAAGTTTCCACATGAAACCTGTCTGTATATATTTTCCAAGCCCACTTAAATTAAACTGATGCATAAATTTTACCAGTGGTGTAACTTGAAGTGTGCTATAAACCAGTATTTATACCGAGTGCCAATGCCTGTCAGGTACTGGTATAGTGCAACTTCACCTCACCATTATCAGGTAAAATTTCTGCACAGCACATACAAGTCTTGTAcaccttaggaaaaaaaacaaccaaataaacaaacccaTGAATTTTAGATTTATCTGCTTGACAGAGTACAGTTCATAGAAAGCAAGCAGCCTCTGTAAGAAATGCAGTGCTAAAACATAAGtgaaaataaatcataaaaGACTGTGTTCAGATAATCTCTCACTTGACAAGAAAATGAGTAAAATTCACGGGAGAACTGGAGACCTTCAAACCTCAGCAGTTTCAACACTGACATTTGGATGCATTTCAAATAAGCACTGGGGCTTCTAGATCCTAATCCAAACTGAATCTCCAAGCATTAATTAAGTTCATCTGTCACATACCACCCATGAAGTATGTTATTTCCTCAGCGAGTAAGGCCATTATGATTACAACTGAATAATTCACAAACCTAAACTGCCAAGAAAAACTGCACTTTCATCATGTTCCCACAAGAACTGTTGGGAAAAGGGATTGTTCTGCCGTCAGAAGTACCAACACTGAGATTTGTTATTATTCCAGAGTGATACAAAAAGCCAGTTTTTTGACCTTTtccaggggggaaaaaagtattaaaaaatttCAGGTAATCAAAATATTCTATTTCAGTAAGGTAAAACAGCATACAGAAATGTTGAAGATGCATACTGACTagacaaaatatttcatgtaAATAAAATGAATTCAAAATGGTAGACATTTGAAGCCAAATATTCTTGCAAGATGAAATATGAAATCAAAATTCTTCGTCtagatttttccttttacacCATCAGGATGACACAGCTCCATTTAAATTTCAATTTtcaacagaaatataaaaaaaccccttcatCTTCCAAGAGCAAATCTGCTCTGATACAAATTCCTCCCTCAGCTCTTGTTCACAGCCATAAGATTCAGTAGCAAAATTGAATCACATGAGCTCTAAGCTTTAAACTGTAACTAACATCCTATACTATGCATGCTTACATAATTTCTGCAGTCACAGAAGTAGTGAAAACCTTCAACCACATCATACACAATTAGTAAGGAGACAACAATATTTTGTAGCCTTATAGGTGCTTCATGAGAAGAACTTGCCATATAACAATAACTTTGTTGAACCTAAAGGTCTCAATCCTTCACAAAATATATGTTTCTCTCAAACATAATCCTTGGCAACAAAAAACCTACAGAACCTCAAAGACCATGGTCCAACAAGAGCAGAGAGCATGATTTCTAATCTTACAGCTTGTTCCCTAAAATCTTCTTATTCTTGTAAAGATaaatagaactttttttttttaaacagccaTTTTCCACTTTCCTCCATGGAACACGAAGTCCCTGATAAACAAACACTGCATCCACTATTCAGATTATTACCAACTTTACCACCATAAAAGCATTCTCTACAAAGCAATTTACAAAGCACTGTTTTCACGCTAGGTTCCTATTCTAGCCATTGAAGTCCTGTGATTACCTCTAAGCAAAGTTTCTCTTGAACATTGTTACTTCTCAAAGTCTTCAGATAGCTGAAAATGACACCATTGTTTTCTCTGTGCCACATCCTGTTCAACTATCTGCAACTCTTACAAATGCAGAAAGATGTTTCTCTACATTGAGCTTGAATTTCCTGCATTCTAAGAGTTCTCAGGCAGCACAATCAGGGAAATCATACAAGCTTCATTTCAaagaatttttcccttttaaaagcTCAACAACCTATTTGTAACTGTAGAATCCTGATATAATCCACAATTTTATTAACTGTGTAAAATTCAACTTGCCCTGGTACTTTTAATAATAAACActctgtcatggtttaaccccagccagcagacAGCAGACAGTCACTCATTTACTACCTCCACCTGTGGGATGGGGGAAAAATTGGAAGGGTATAAGTAAGAAACAAATTTGTGGGTGGAGAAAAGAAGTTTCataattaaaaagaagtaaTAATTTCCAAAAAATTGTAcggaagagaagaaaaacataatgaagagaggaaaataaaacctgaGACAAGTGATGCAACTGAGAATAGTTGCCCACTACCCCGACTGATGGCCAGCAAGTCCCCAGGCAAATGCTCCTACCTGCCAACCTCCTCCTCAGCTTAATTGCTGAGCATGACTCCACACAGAATGGGATATCCCTTGGGTCAATTGGAGttagctgtcctggctgtgtcccctcacagCCATGttcttgtgcacccccagcctccttgCTGGTGAGGAGCAGAATGATGCTGTGTAAGCATTGCTCTGCAGGAactaaaacatccctgtgttccAAAATACAGCCCTATACCAGCTACTCTGAAGAAATctaactctatcccagccaaaacccaTACACATTCCCAAAATCTTTTTCATCTAACACTAATACAGTATTTCAGTCACTCCCTAAGTACAGATTTTTGTCAAAAAGCCCAAAAACTGACTACCATTCAGTTATGTAACACTGACAGAGGGTTTGGAGTTCTGTATCCTAGGAGGCACTAAGTGTCCTACAAGAATCAGCTGGTATACTTAGCTCCATTCTTTCTATTTTCTGTGGATGAAACGATTGCACAGAGATTGATTATCTTGCATCAGTAACAAGGGGAATTAAATCCAATTTTATCATTTCCAAGTTAGCAATAAAGCTAACACCATAATCTTACAGATAAAGTAAGGAAAGCTCTTTGCCTGCTAGTGATGACAATTTCAGCTAGAAAGCTGAAATTACTATGCAGttacaaacaaaaagaaaagaaaaagaacttgCCTCTGTAAACTGGACTCAGGTAAACATCCtgcaaaacactttttaaaCCAAAGATCGTAGGGGAGTTTGCTCATTGCAGCACATGTCTTCAGATGCATCAGTAGTCTGTTATCTTCAATGTTCAAATACTGCTCCAGAATTTTTGGCTGTGAAAGAATTAGAAAATTTTAGGTAATTCACATCAGAATACCTTCATAGTTAATGCACACGGTAAGACAAGAACTGTCTTAACAATTCAACTGGAGCAATGTAACATATTAAAATAACCTACCTTCACTGTTTTAGTTGTTCTAAAATACAGGTGTTACTGACTTTTGCAATTAACTAATTATGTACTTAACCAAATAAACAACCTCAGCTTCCTGAAATTGCTGACCACTAGCAGAACGTCTCAGATATGCAGTATTCCCTAGTGCAAGGACGTGCTTCAGAGCTTCAAGCACTGCAGAGATTAAGCATGCACTAATTACTGCTACCTTCACAAGTAAAATTGAGTTTCATTCACCTCAAACCTAATAGCCTTAGCACACATCAAAAAATATCTACACATAATGCAGCAAAAAATCAATTCTGAGAGCAAACCCCTGTGCAACACATTAAAAGCTGGACATTGATTTATTGTTTAAAAACCCAAAGTATTTAAGGTATAAACGTGGATAATTTTctcatctttttaaaattttaatgtaaCACAgtacatattttcataaattcTTGACTACCTTTATGCTTTGTCATAGTTAGGCAAACTGTTAAGGACCTCAACTGTCAAAGGCAGAAAACACTTCCTTTGCCAATATTCTCACCTACTGAGTCTTGGCACATtgattatgttaaaaaaaaaaaattagggagggAGACACTTGGCACTCTTTATGTCACATCCTACAAACacacactttaaaaatattcctttctcctttcaaCTGGTATAGTTGAATGTATCATCCACTGAAACAGCAGGTaggtttaaaaattatttcttagcTCCAAAATAACTAGCAAGGACAGGGATAATTTTCCATGGCAAATTTCtattcagcagctgctggtgctcaTGTACTcgatatttttactttttaggATATTGTTAACTAAAAGCTCCTTATTTGTTAAGGCTATTTGATTAATTACAATAACTTTTATAACTTTGATAAGTACACATTAAAATCAAACTTTAATTTTATAAATCAGTAAGACAGAAATTCAACATGTATATTTTATGATAGCATTTAAATTGTTAGTGCTGCAAAAATCGACCCCACTTTTTAGTATAATTTGATTTGCAACACACTGTTTTTCTGAAGACAGAGTACTCTGCTCCATTTATAAAGCAAAACTGTGCTTTGTCTATCATCCAATGAGCAGCATATGAATGCCAGAGATGCAGCCTAGAAAGCAGCAGACGTACATCAAGATGTTCTTCacttttgacatttttaatcGTTTAAAGAAAATTCTTAAGTGACCAATCTGTGAGACATATAATTCAACTGGATACAATGTAACCTTTAGACAAAAGAGGTAATTGAAAATTTCCACATcacaaacaaaaacaatttCTAATGTTACATTAGACAGGGCAGCACAATCACAATGCAAAAAGCACTCGTCCCCTATTCTCAAAATAGCTGGTGGAACAGAATCCAAGGGTGTCACTTCTGATTCTCCAGTTGTCTCCCTGTCAATGCTTTCCATGAATGCTTCTCcttgcaaaaataaaagaaaaatccttttccttACCAGCTGTTGTAATGAATCTTTGTGCTTGCTGTTCAGCTGATTCACAAAGCAACTGACAAGCCAATAGCATTCTATAGGATCCTCTACCATTTCCTCCATTGCTTTAGCAATAGCAAGAAACACTTCATCTTCAGGTTCCtgaaaaacaaagtgaaaaaagTGATCTACCGAGAAGTACTGGACTATTCTGATTTAAATTATTCTTATATTCCTTTTCTCTgctatttggggaaaaaaacaggaatcaACATACACAAAAAGCTGTTCTGACATTCCTAAACAAGACATCAGGCAGCAGCTGCATGATGATGACAGATAACTATTAAAACAGAGCAAGTAAGACTTTCTTGCTTTTAAAACCAGAACATGCTTCAGTGTATAGAGAGTCCTAAATACTACTGGGATTATGTCTCTGCCACACAGACTGCTCCAATATACACATATCCTTACTTGAACTCTCTGTATTCAGATGCACAAAACACTCAGCAGACTTCCGTTTGTTACtcaaacatttcaaaatatttagatCAATCTGACATCTCTTTATCTCCCTCTGCCTCTATAATAAAACACCTGCACTACCATCAAGAGTAACCTCTCATACGTTTAAGGGGACAGTGACTGCACTGAAAAGAGAACAAATGCTttctgcagcagccaaacaaACCTGAGTTACAGGACTAATGACTGAGGCGCCGCTAAACACCATCGCTATGAAATCTCACTGCAGTCCTtagagcagctctgggatgcaCTGATAAAATACTTGCTCAGAAGGCAATACTGCTCTAGAAGGGCAGAATTTTCAGCCCACTGCATCACATGCCAAGATCAAGGAAATTTCACTACTGGAAATTTGCAGGGTAGGATGGTCACATTCCTAGGAAATGGTAAGGGTATGAAAATATTCCCTCCTCTAACAAGCGAATGCTGCAGGTAATCCTCCAATTCTAAATATTACTGAATTTTCCATATTAACTTGAAcgttttttttattttgaacttTTCTTTAAGTACTTATGTCAAAATTTGTGATTACAGatgaaaaattacaaattaagCTGGGCTAGAGTGAATACAAATAAATTAACTATAGGATGAAATCCACTTAGAAAGCTCTGTGGCTCCTTTCCTCATCTCCTATTtcatggaaaaaagaaagaaccacATATTGTTTTTATCACCATACCACTAATTTACCATCACAACACAGCCTTGTTTAACCATATGGGTGTACACTGTGAACAGCAGAGTATGAGCATTAGCTGACAGAAGCCCAGGTCAGTTCAGACTAAGAAAAAAGGAGGACAGTACACTGAAGTctagatttaaaaacaaataatttacaTATTTGCTGCATCTTGCATTAAATCACTGCTTGTACAGGCTCTGAATTACCCTTGTTCCAGGAACATAAGAACCTATGAGCTACAATGAGATGATGTCATTTTCATGTCAGTGCTACAAAGAAACTGAAGTGTCCTGGAGCACAAAAGGCTTGAAACCTAGCAGGAAAAATGCATAAAAGAGATTTTAAGGCATAAAATCTTACATAAGTActtaggggaaagaaaagaggaaagcaCTTTGACTAAAGTTCTTTATTTTATACTAGTACTTCTCTATTTTCCATGCACCTTACTTGGTCTATCAACAAGCATTTGTGAGGTGACCTGCAGTTCAGTTTCTCACTGGTTTACAGTTTCAAGTTCAATAAAGTACTGTATTTAAAAGACTGTTAAAATCACCACTGACCAATGGAAAAGCTACGTTCCGAGGCAATTTTCCTGATTCCAGCTGATGTATGCGGAGAAAAACATCAACCTGTGGGGTAGAATCATTAATAAACCGAATCACACTAAGAGCATGGTGAATATCCCAGTACTGCTCCTTCCGGTACTTCATCACCAAAGCATGAGATTCGTGGTGAGGAGGAataattcctaaaaaaaaaaaaaaaaaaaaaaaaaattaaaaaatttagaagaaaaaatataaacatttgtAAGGAGGAGTCCTACTTGTTAATTTTTATACCTGTCTAGTTTTCAGTACAGTACTAGTTGCATATTTGTGCCCAGtttccatttattttgaaaacaaagtcAGTGTACAATGATTTTTATATACATTAGCTGCTCATTTTCTCTAATTCTACACTTTGTCTGAGATGACAGAATATAAACATGCAATTAACTAATGCAAAGATACTGTTCACTGCAGTATTAATTACTTTACTGCCAGAAAAGTCTTTACTCACTGTACCAGAGATGAATTCTCCCTAAAATGACattcaaaaaccaaaatcaatCAGTTGAATCAATTAAAGATTAAAACCTAAGAATGGCACATAGCTACTTGTAAAGTAACATTTGTTATTTTCTTAGCAGAACACAAACATCTTTTCTAGttttctgggagaaaaaaaaaattaaaagtatctaagtaaaaaggcaaagaaaattaCACAGCATCTCCAGAAGAGATACTTACCATTTCACTTAGTTCTTCCCCTTACTCAAGAGTCTTGCCATGCACTGATTTTCACAACAAAACTGTCACAGActtcaacagaaataaaaacatacatACACCTAGGCAAAAAAATGCCATTTCCCTATCATTAGTGGAGCAGAATTTTTCCCAGTGTAGAAACCCATGAGAACAAAGTATTCTTCTAAAGTCAGCTGAAACAAGCTACCTGCTCCTTTTACCtctcatttaaagaaaaaaataatcctgcCAAGTGTTACACCATGAAATGGCCGAGTTGGGGAACAAGCACATCAGAcagaaaattatcttttcttttccagctgcaaACCTGTCTGCATTTCAAAAGCTGGAAGAAAGCAAGGCATTTTTCACAATATGCCAAAAGAGAGTCAACATCATAACTGTATGTACATACTGCCAACTGCTCTCCTCAAACACAGAGGACAACCTTAGGCAGCCAACACGAAGCTGAAACAACAGAGGGGTGCCTGGAAACCATAATGAGTCATCCTTGAACAGGTAGGTAACAGAGGTACTGCTGACACACCATGTCACCTGGGACATCAGCAAGCCTTGGTACATGTCTGAGAGAGTTTTGTTGACAGGACAGCCTTTCTTTTCTTAAGTTACTAACATTATTTAGAGGTCATGTAACACCTCCCATCAGAAATGGACTGGGCTGTGGTTCTGACCATTTAGGGAGAGGTATTTTGCACTGCCATTCTCAATATCACGTTTTCTAACAACTGTTAAAACTGAAATGCAGGGTAAGGAAAGTCTCTGAACCCAAGGCATGTCATAAAATGACAGTACAAATACTTGAAATCAGAATATCATGAGTTTGAAGGGACCCATAAGGGCCACTGAGTCCCCCTCCTGGCCCTTCACAAGACCACTCTAAAAAATCACACCATACGCCTGAGAGCAGAGTTCActccttgaactctgtcaggcttggtgctgtgaccacttcctggggagcctgttccaagGCCAAACTGCTCCTTAttctgatatccaacctaaaccgCCCTTGAAACAACTTCATGCTGTGAAATAAATCCCTCTgggtttaaaatataaaatactttttagAACCAGTATAATTTTCCATGCAGTTGATTCAGAAGGTGTTCTGTGTTATCCTATGATTCACAGATCCTTCATCTAAAACAGCCCAAGACTTGCCTCTGCAGTGAGCCACAATTCCACAAAGAGATGAGTTTTGCTATTATAATGTTGGCTGAAGGATTCTGTACTGAATTGCTTGTCCAAAACTACTATGCTGTATTTCCCGCTACTAATATTTTAAAGGATGCTGACCACTTCACTAGTGCCCAGGgtacaataatatttttaatggcaGAGCCTTTTATCAAGTAGGACTACTCTGTAAGTTCAACACCAAGAACTTCAAGCTTTGTAATTAG
This sequence is a window from Anomalospiza imberbis isolate Cuckoo-Finch-1a 21T00152 chromosome 1, ASM3175350v1, whole genome shotgun sequence. Protein-coding genes within it:
- the TBC1D7 gene encoding TBC1 domain family member 7, translating into MADDSQRNFRSVYYEKVGFRGVEEKKSLEILLKDDRLDIEKLCTFSQRFPLPSMYRILVWKVLLGIIPPHHESHALVMKYRKEQYWDIHHALSVIRFINDSTPQVDVFLRIHQLESGKLPRNVAFPLEPEDEVFLAIAKAMEEMVEDPIECYWLVSCFVNQLNSKHKDSLQQLPKILEQYLNIEDNRLLMHLKTCAAMSKLPYDLWFKKCFAGCLPESSLQRVWDKVISGSCKILVFVAVEILLTFKMKIIALNSAEKITQFLENIPQDNTDAIVSKAVDLWRAHCGTPAHSV